In Rhizobium sp. ZPR4, a genomic segment contains:
- the ugpC gene encoding sn-glycerol-3-phosphate ABC transporter ATP-binding protein UgpC: MASVELHNIHKAYGALTVIHDISLSIEDGEFIALVGPSGCGKSTLLRMIAGLEEITDGDVSIGGQVVNAMTPRERNIAMVFQSYALYPHMTVAENMGFNLKLSGETKQVIEQRVNEAARMLDLTKLLDRKPAQLSGGQRQRVAMGRAIVRNPAVFLFDEPLSNLDAKLRVQMRSEIKALHQKVQTTSIYVTHDQIEAMTLADRIVVLNQGKIEQQGTPIELYRKPANLFVAGFIGSPAMNFLDGTVEGVDGAPAVRLKDSTPIRIAGERKVKVGQSVKIGLRPEHLSLASGGSPLTGQTLLVEPTGAQTHVLFDLAGEQVTAVVDGEAPVRYGQPLNVSVSPEQVYVFDASSGLAL; the protein is encoded by the coding sequence ATGGCATCCGTCGAACTGCACAACATCCACAAGGCCTATGGGGCGCTCACCGTCATCCACGATATCTCGCTTTCGATCGAGGACGGCGAGTTTATCGCGCTCGTCGGCCCTTCCGGCTGCGGCAAGTCCACGCTGTTGCGGATGATCGCCGGATTGGAAGAGATCACCGATGGCGACGTGTCGATCGGCGGTCAGGTGGTCAACGCCATGACGCCGCGCGAGCGCAACATCGCCATGGTCTTCCAGTCCTACGCGCTCTATCCGCATATGACGGTCGCGGAGAATATGGGCTTCAACCTGAAGCTCTCGGGCGAGACCAAGCAGGTGATCGAACAGCGGGTCAACGAAGCCGCGCGCATGCTCGATCTCACCAAGCTACTCGACCGCAAGCCAGCACAGCTCTCGGGCGGTCAGCGCCAGCGCGTCGCCATGGGTCGCGCCATCGTTCGCAACCCCGCCGTCTTCCTGTTCGACGAGCCGCTCTCCAACCTCGATGCGAAGCTGCGCGTGCAGATGCGCTCCGAAATCAAGGCGCTGCATCAGAAGGTGCAGACCACCTCGATCTACGTCACCCACGATCAGATCGAGGCGATGACGCTTGCCGATCGGATCGTCGTGCTGAACCAGGGCAAGATCGAGCAGCAGGGCACGCCGATCGAGCTTTACCGCAAGCCGGCCAATCTCTTCGTCGCCGGCTTCATCGGCTCGCCGGCCATGAATTTTCTCGACGGTACGGTCGAGGGTGTCGATGGCGCGCCGGCCGTGCGGCTGAAGGACAGCACGCCGATCCGCATCGCTGGGGAACGCAAGGTGAAGGTGGGCCAGAGCGTGAAGATCGGGCTCAGGCCCGAGCATCTGAGCCTTGCAAGCGGCGGCTCGCCGCTCACCGGCCAAACGCTGCTTGTGGAGCCGACCGGCGCGCAGACCCATGTGCTTTTCGATCTCGCCGGCGAACAGGTGACGGCCGTCGTCGATGGCGAGGCGCCGGTGCGCTATGGCCAGCCGCTGAATGTCTCGGTGAGCCCGGAGCAAGTCTACGTCTTCGACGCGTCGAGCGGTCTTGCTCTTTAA
- a CDS encoding carbohydrate ABC transporter permease — MTDLASSVRLSTGTKIYLYVSLTIIAAIVLIPLLTTALGGFKTLGDLRTNPFGLPAEWHFENYTGILFGDRYWRQMMNSLIIAVLTVFLTLSVSAMAAFAFAHVKFFGSNFLLNYFLIGLMFPAATAILPLFIRIRDLGLLNTYWGVVLPQVAFGLGMSILLFRNYFRNLPEELFQAAFVDGCGYIRFFWHISLPLSRPIIATVSIISFVGSWNSYILPLIMLNSDSIYPWPLGMMVYSGEFGTEWELVLAFITLTILPTVIVFFLAQKHIIAGLTAGAVKS, encoded by the coding sequence ATGACTGATCTGGCCTCATCCGTTCGACTGAGCACCGGCACGAAGATCTATCTTTATGTGTCGCTGACCATCATTGCCGCCATCGTGCTGATCCCGCTGCTGACGACAGCGCTCGGCGGCTTCAAGACGCTCGGCGATCTCCGCACCAATCCGTTCGGCCTGCCGGCCGAGTGGCACTTCGAGAACTATACCGGCATCCTCTTCGGTGACCGCTACTGGCGGCAGATGATGAATTCCTTGATCATCGCCGTTCTCACCGTCTTCCTGACGCTGTCGGTTTCGGCCATGGCTGCCTTCGCCTTCGCGCATGTGAAGTTCTTCGGCTCGAACTTCCTGCTGAACTATTTCCTCATCGGCCTGATGTTTCCGGCGGCCACCGCCATCCTCCCGCTTTTCATCCGCATCCGCGATCTCGGCCTGCTCAATACCTATTGGGGCGTGGTGTTGCCGCAGGTGGCTTTCGGCCTCGGCATGAGCATCCTGCTCTTCCGGAACTATTTTCGAAACCTTCCGGAAGAATTGTTCCAGGCCGCTTTTGTAGACGGCTGCGGCTATATTCGCTTCTTCTGGCATATTTCGCTGCCGCTCTCGCGGCCGATCATTGCGACCGTCAGCATCATCTCCTTCGTCGGCAGCTGGAACAGCTACATCCTGCCGCTGATCATGCTGAACTCGGACTCGATCTATCCCTGGCCGCTCGGCATGATGGTCTATAGCGGCGAATTCGGCACGGAATGGGAGCTGGTGCTTGCCTTCATCACGCTGACCATCCTGCCCACCGTCATCGTCTTCTTCCTGGCGCAGAAGCACATCATTGCCGGCCTCACCGCCGGCGCAGTGAAATCCTGA
- a CDS encoding ABC transporter permease subunit: MPSVARARPAAKRKSPAARGRLPVILLFLPPALLLFTIFVILPMGEAAWYSLYRWNGYGPPTEFVGLRNFQVLFKNGAFLTSLKNNALIIVVSIAIQVPLAIWLATMLAHRIRGVVLFRLIFFLPYVLAEVAAGLIWRFVYDGDYGLFAAIAHFLGTPTPYVLADKDLAMYAVLGVIVWKYFGFHMMLFIAGMQSLDKSVLEAAEIDGATGWQKFRYVTLPLLGSTLRLSVFFAVVGSLQLFDMIMPLTGGGPFNSTQTMVTFLYNFGVTRMQVGLGSAVGVVLFVICVTLAFGYKRIFMRND, from the coding sequence ATGCCCTCTGTCGCAAGAGCAAGACCCGCCGCGAAGCGAAAATCGCCGGCCGCGCGCGGTCGCCTGCCCGTTATCCTGCTATTCCTGCCGCCGGCGCTGTTGCTCTTCACCATCTTCGTCATCCTGCCGATGGGGGAGGCGGCTTGGTACAGCCTCTACCGCTGGAACGGCTATGGCCCGCCGACCGAGTTCGTAGGGCTGCGCAATTTCCAGGTGCTGTTCAAGAACGGCGCCTTCCTGACGTCGCTGAAGAACAATGCGCTGATCATCGTCGTGTCGATTGCGATCCAGGTGCCGCTTGCCATCTGGCTGGCGACGATGCTGGCGCACCGCATTCGCGGCGTCGTGCTCTTTCGGCTGATCTTCTTCCTGCCGTACGTGCTCGCCGAAGTGGCCGCCGGCCTGATCTGGCGCTTCGTCTATGATGGCGATTATGGCCTGTTTGCAGCAATCGCGCATTTTCTCGGCACGCCGACGCCCTATGTGCTCGCCGATAAAGACCTGGCGATGTACGCCGTGCTCGGCGTCATCGTGTGGAAATATTTCGGCTTTCACATGATGCTGTTCATCGCCGGCATGCAGTCGCTCGACAAGAGCGTCTTGGAGGCGGCCGAGATCGACGGCGCCACCGGCTGGCAGAAGTTCCGCTACGTGACGTTGCCGCTACTCGGCTCGACGCTGCGTCTCTCCGTGTTCTTCGCCGTCGTCGGATCGCTGCAGCTTTTCGACATGATCATGCCGCTCACCGGCGGCGGCCCGTTCAACTCGACCCAGACGATGGTGACTTTCCTCTACAATTTCGGCGTCACCCGCATGCAGGTCGGCCTCGGCAGCGCCGTCGGCGTCGTGCTGTTCGTGATCTGCGTTACCCTCGCCTTCGGCTACAAACGGATATTTATGCGCAATGACTGA
- a CDS encoding extracellular solute-binding protein, which yields MIHLRGAKALRIAAIAATTGLAILAGATGAAADTVVKWLHLETDPTYVAVWRKIADQYEAKHPGTKIEMQFLANEAFKAKLPTLLQSKDAPDFFFSWGGGVLKQQQQTGTLLDLTAAMNAKDGAWLKSYNQAAVKGLTFDNKISAVPYKLGTVSFFYNKALFAKAGVDASAIKTWDDYMAAVKKIKAAGIAPIAGGGGEKWPIHFYWSYLVMRDGGQQVFNDAKNGKGNGFNDPSIIKAGEQLAELGKLEPFQPGYLGTTWPQALGVFGDGKAAMILGFENTVANQRTNAGDGKGLADDNVGRFAFPAVTGGAGLPTDTLGGLNGWAVTKKAPPEALDFLAYLTNAENERTMAQAGMIIPVAVGAEDGVKGPLMHEAADQLAHSTWHQNFFDQDLGPSVGRVVNDVAVGIVSGQISPKDGAQQVQDAFEQDQL from the coding sequence ATGATCCATCTACGTGGGGCCAAGGCCCTTCGAATCGCCGCTATTGCCGCCACCACAGGGCTGGCAATCCTGGCCGGCGCGACGGGCGCTGCCGCCGACACTGTCGTCAAATGGCTGCATCTGGAAACCGATCCGACCTATGTCGCCGTCTGGCGCAAGATCGCCGATCAGTATGAGGCCAAGCATCCCGGCACGAAGATCGAGATGCAGTTCCTGGCCAACGAGGCCTTCAAGGCGAAGCTGCCGACACTGCTGCAATCGAAGGACGCTCCCGATTTCTTCTTCAGCTGGGGCGGCGGCGTCTTGAAGCAGCAGCAACAGACCGGCACGTTGCTGGATCTGACCGCAGCGATGAATGCCAAGGATGGCGCCTGGCTGAAAAGCTACAATCAGGCGGCGGTCAAGGGCCTGACTTTCGATAACAAAATCAGCGCCGTACCCTACAAGCTCGGCACGGTTTCCTTCTTCTACAACAAAGCCTTGTTCGCCAAGGCTGGCGTCGATGCGAGTGCGATCAAGACCTGGGACGACTATATGGCCGCGGTCAAGAAGATCAAGGCTGCCGGTATTGCGCCGATCGCCGGCGGCGGCGGCGAGAAGTGGCCGATCCATTTCTACTGGAGCTATCTGGTGATGCGCGACGGCGGTCAGCAGGTCTTCAACGACGCCAAGAACGGCAAGGGCAACGGCTTCAACGATCCCTCGATCATCAAGGCCGGCGAGCAGCTTGCCGAGCTCGGCAAGCTCGAACCCTTCCAGCCCGGCTATCTCGGCACGACCTGGCCGCAGGCGCTCGGCGTCTTCGGTGACGGCAAGGCTGCCATGATCCTCGGCTTCGAAAATACGGTTGCCAACCAGCGCACCAATGCCGGCGACGGCAAGGGCCTGGCGGATGACAATGTCGGCCGCTTCGCCTTCCCCGCCGTGACCGGCGGTGCGGGCCTTCCGACCGATACGCTCGGTGGCCTGAACGGCTGGGCCGTCACCAAGAAGGCCCCACCGGAAGCGCTCGATTTCCTCGCCTATCTGACCAATGCCGAAAACGAGCGCACCATGGCGCAGGCCGGCATGATCATCCCGGTCGCCGTCGGCGCCGAAGACGGTGTCAAGGGTCCGCTGATGCACGAGGCCGCCGATCAGCTCGCGCATTCGACCTGGCACCAGAACTTCTTCGACCAGGATCTCGGCCCCTCGGTCGGCCGCGTCGTCAACGATGTGGCCGTCGGTATCGTCTCCGGCCAGATTTCGCCAAAGGATGGCGCGCAGCAGGTCCAGGACGCCTTCGAACAGGACCAGCTCTAG
- a CDS encoding ROK family transcriptional regulator, with product MKTADPELMRAINRFNVLDTIRRAGSIARIEISDRTQLSTTTVSAITASLLDDGLILARTEGDLREAATRGRPRVMLELNPDAARVVGAKIAANRMVFVVTDFCGEVLSTLTLALRVDRQPIGVIADLIEDGVRRCVVDANLALDEIDSVCLGLPGVVEHRTGHIRTSPIFRETGVDFAKEMSERLGVTTIVESDAHAITLAHHWFGQAKDLDDMVLVSLEQTLGLGVLHGGQLFRGAGGLSHNLGDLVLGMGPQGIIRLASLAGESAILGDQPSGRFAEAIRLGRGMAHAKTLIDAEDISLISAAIRAGEACGMALANIVTLFAPPRVILVGSSLALGQPFLDSLRDAYSLAIPPSIKGVTELVFDQSTDETWAQGAAVVALRELYESPWGTTGPAPAL from the coding sequence ATGAAAACAGCAGATCCCGAGCTTATGCGGGCGATAAACCGCTTCAATGTGCTGGATACGATCCGGCGGGCGGGTTCCATCGCACGTATCGAAATCAGCGACCGCACCCAGCTTTCGACCACCACAGTGTCGGCAATCACAGCCTCGCTGCTGGATGACGGGCTGATCCTGGCCCGCACCGAAGGCGACCTGCGCGAGGCGGCGACCCGCGGCCGACCCCGCGTCATGCTGGAGCTTAATCCCGATGCCGCGCGCGTCGTCGGCGCGAAAATCGCCGCCAATCGCATGGTCTTCGTCGTGACGGACTTCTGCGGCGAGGTTCTTTCGACGCTGACGCTGGCGCTGCGCGTCGACCGGCAGCCGATCGGCGTCATTGCCGATCTGATCGAAGACGGCGTGCGCCGTTGTGTGGTCGATGCCAACCTGGCGCTGGACGAGATCGATTCCGTCTGCCTCGGTCTGCCCGGCGTCGTCGAGCATCGCACCGGTCATATCCGCACCAGTCCGATCTTTCGCGAGACGGGCGTCGATTTCGCCAAGGAAATGTCGGAGCGGCTGGGCGTCACCACCATCGTCGAAAGCGATGCCCATGCCATCACGCTCGCGCATCACTGGTTCGGCCAGGCAAAAGACCTGGACGACATGGTGCTGGTGTCGCTGGAACAGACGCTAGGGCTCGGTGTACTGCATGGCGGCCAGCTCTTTCGTGGCGCCGGCGGCCTCAGCCACAATCTCGGCGATCTCGTGCTCGGCATGGGACCACAGGGCATCATCCGACTGGCGAGCCTTGCCGGCGAAAGCGCCATTCTTGGTGACCAGCCGAGCGGCCGCTTTGCCGAAGCCATCCGCCTCGGCCGCGGAATGGCTCACGCCAAGACGCTGATCGACGCCGAAGACATCTCGCTGATCAGTGCTGCCATCCGCGCCGGCGAGGCCTGCGGCATGGCGCTCGCCAACATCGTCACGCTGTTTGCCCCGCCGCGCGTCATTCTGGTGGGATCGAGCCTGGCGCTCGGCCAGCCCTTCCTCGACAGCCTGCGGGATGCCTATTCGCTGGCCATCCCGCCATCGATCAAGGGCGTGACCGAACTCGTTTTCGACCAGTCGACCGACGAGACCTGGGCGCAGGGCGCAGCGGTCGTAGCACTACGCGAACTCTACGAATCGCCCTGGGGAACGACGGGACCGGCACCGGCCCTGTGA